In a genomic window of Roseiflexus castenholzii DSM 13941:
- a CDS encoding M61 family metallopeptidase, producing the protein MPLVYSISMLRPHTHLYDVTLDIPSVDGPTLDLALPAWTPGSYLIRDYARHVQQFAAANDRGEPLPWQKIDKTTWRIMASNARSVRVTYQVYAFDLSVRTSHLDGTHGYFNPSNLCMYRCGHLHEPCVVHVQTPLEWRVTTGLERIDGAGERTGWATFRANDYDELVDSPFECGTHRLLTFEVDGIPHEIALWGRGNEDERQILADTRTIVETTRAMFGGLPYQRYVFIVHLVDGEYGGLEHRNSVSNIVDRWGFRPARSYERFLALTAHEFFHVWNVKRIRPAPLGPFDYARENYTRQLWVMEGITSYYDHLILLRAGLISRERYLETLADDIKLLQSQPGRALQSLEQSSFDAWIKFYRPDENGPNSSVSYYLKGSLVALLLDLEIRRRTGGARSLDDVMRYLYAEYAGDQVHDLYSGAFAKRPGFDDDDGFCRAVEAVAGEEGGAYRALLARAVASTDELEYDRAFDAVGLRLVWGHSLEKENDHLPAWHGLRLKTDHGRLKVSVVLAGGPGESAGIYAGDELIALDGVRIDEERLKARLAERKPGDTVLFSLFRRDDLLHIPLQLTESPPDTLTITPVESPTEEQQRLLDGWLNVAR; encoded by the coding sequence ATGCCGTTAGTCTATTCCATCTCGATGTTGCGTCCCCATACTCATCTGTACGATGTAACGCTCGATATTCCCTCTGTTGACGGTCCCACGCTTGATCTGGCGCTGCCGGCCTGGACGCCGGGATCGTATCTGATCCGCGATTATGCCCGCCATGTGCAGCAGTTCGCTGCTGCCAACGATCGCGGCGAACCGTTGCCCTGGCAGAAGATCGATAAGACCACCTGGCGCATTATGGCGAGCAATGCCCGTTCCGTGCGTGTCACCTATCAGGTGTATGCGTTCGATCTGAGCGTCCGCACTAGCCACCTCGATGGCACGCACGGTTATTTCAACCCGTCCAATCTCTGCATGTACCGTTGCGGCCATCTGCACGAGCCATGCGTCGTCCATGTCCAGACGCCGCTTGAATGGCGTGTAACGACCGGGCTGGAGCGGATCGATGGCGCCGGGGAGCGCACTGGTTGGGCGACATTTCGCGCCAACGATTATGATGAACTGGTTGACTCGCCGTTCGAATGCGGAACGCACCGTCTGCTGACCTTCGAGGTCGATGGCATTCCTCACGAAATCGCGCTCTGGGGACGCGGCAACGAAGATGAGCGTCAGATTCTCGCCGATACTCGCACGATTGTCGAAACCACACGTGCCATGTTTGGCGGATTACCCTATCAGCGTTATGTCTTCATCGTTCATCTGGTCGATGGCGAATATGGCGGTCTTGAACATCGCAACAGCGTCTCGAACATTGTGGATCGCTGGGGCTTTCGTCCTGCACGTTCGTATGAGCGATTTCTGGCGCTCACAGCTCATGAGTTTTTTCACGTCTGGAATGTTAAGCGCATTCGTCCTGCGCCGCTTGGTCCGTTCGACTACGCGCGCGAAAACTACACCCGCCAGTTGTGGGTGATGGAAGGAATCACCAGTTATTACGACCATCTGATTCTGCTGCGTGCCGGCTTAATCAGTCGCGAACGGTATCTCGAAACGCTCGCCGACGACATTAAGTTATTGCAGAGCCAGCCGGGACGGGCGCTTCAGTCGCTGGAACAGAGCAGTTTCGACGCCTGGATTAAGTTCTATCGCCCTGATGAGAACGGACCGAACAGCAGTGTGTCGTACTATCTGAAAGGCAGCCTGGTGGCGCTGCTGCTCGATCTGGAGATCCGGCGGCGCACCGGTGGGGCGCGTTCGCTCGATGATGTCATGCGCTATCTGTATGCTGAATATGCCGGCGATCAGGTGCACGACCTCTACAGCGGCGCATTTGCCAAGCGCCCTGGCTTCGATGATGATGACGGGTTCTGCCGCGCGGTGGAAGCAGTCGCCGGCGAGGAGGGCGGGGCATACCGCGCACTGCTGGCGCGCGCCGTCGCCAGTACGGATGAATTGGAGTATGATCGCGCATTCGATGCCGTGGGGTTGCGCCTGGTCTGGGGGCATTCGCTCGAAAAAGAGAACGATCATCTCCCCGCCTGGCATGGGTTACGCCTCAAAACGGATCATGGTCGACTCAAGGTCTCGGTGGTGCTGGCAGGTGGACCCGGCGAGTCTGCCGGGATTTATGCCGGTGACGAACTGATCGCGCTGGATGGCGTTCGTATCGACGAAGAGCGCCTCAAAGCGCGGCTGGCGGAACGTAAACCTGGCGATACCGTGCTGTTCAGCCTCTTTCGCCGCGACGACCTGCTCCACATCCCGCTGCAACTTACCGAATCTCCGCCTGATACCCTGACGATCACGCCGGTCGAATCGCCGACAGAAGAGCAGCAACGGCTCCTGGACGGGTGGCTGAACGTTGCCCGTTGA
- a CDS encoding helicase HerA domain-containing protein, whose translation MSVLNRKRIGVITGGSLIEGLHARLDSSVSVEDVRVGQFVVIQGEKHNFFSMVTDIALEATNRTILTRPPDGDRFFHEVLAGTATYGVVQLKPMLMLPHDLNQELRPVKTVPYHFAPALEADAQDFTRVFGADDATHFEIGRPLDMDVPVCVDLNRLVERSNGIFGKSGTGKSFLTRLILCGIIRSGTASNLVFDMHSEYGWEATSEDGKFVKGLRQLFGPQVLIFSLDAESSRKRGVSVDETITIGLDQIEADDILLLQDELNLTATAAESAYLLVDRYKQEWLKTLLGMSSADIHEFAEQAGAHAGAISALKRKLDQIQRLGFVREQAPLDAIDRLIEHLARGKHVVLEFGQYRSALAYMLTANIITRRIYRRWVEQTETFLRTKNTADKPRQLVITIEEAHKFLNPVAARQTIFGTIARELRKYSVTLLIVDQRPSSIDPEVMSQIGSRITALLNDDRDIDAVFTGVSGAAGLRAVLASLDTRQQAMVLGHAVPMPAVIRTRPYDAAFYKAMGFVETSIAERRNRAYAEMDELFP comes from the coding sequence ATGTCGGTGTTGAATCGAAAACGGATCGGCGTTATCACCGGCGGCTCGCTGATCGAGGGGCTGCATGCCCGCCTCGACAGCAGCGTGAGCGTCGAAGATGTGCGCGTCGGTCAGTTCGTCGTTATTCAGGGAGAGAAGCACAACTTCTTCTCGATGGTCACCGATATTGCGCTCGAAGCGACCAACCGCACCATTCTTACCCGCCCGCCAGATGGCGACCGTTTCTTCCACGAGGTGCTGGCGGGCACGGCAACCTACGGCGTGGTGCAACTCAAACCGATGCTCATGTTGCCCCACGATCTGAATCAGGAGTTGCGCCCGGTCAAAACCGTGCCGTATCACTTTGCCCCAGCACTCGAAGCGGACGCGCAGGATTTCACCCGTGTCTTTGGCGCAGACGACGCAACGCACTTCGAGATTGGACGACCACTCGACATGGATGTGCCGGTCTGTGTGGACCTCAACCGCCTCGTGGAGCGCTCAAACGGCATCTTCGGCAAAAGCGGCACCGGCAAGAGTTTTCTTACCCGTCTGATCCTGTGCGGTATCATCCGTTCCGGAACGGCGTCGAACCTGGTGTTCGACATGCACAGCGAGTACGGCTGGGAAGCCACATCAGAGGATGGCAAATTTGTGAAAGGATTGCGCCAGTTGTTCGGACCACAGGTGCTGATCTTTTCGCTCGATGCCGAGTCGTCGCGCAAACGTGGCGTGAGTGTGGACGAAACCATCACCATCGGTCTTGATCAGATCGAGGCGGACGATATTCTGCTCCTTCAGGACGAACTGAATCTGACCGCCACCGCCGCCGAGTCCGCCTATCTGCTGGTGGATCGGTACAAACAGGAGTGGCTGAAGACGCTCCTGGGCATGAGCAGTGCCGACATTCACGAATTTGCCGAACAAGCCGGGGCGCACGCCGGCGCGATCAGCGCACTCAAACGCAAACTGGATCAGATCCAGCGCCTGGGATTTGTCCGAGAGCAGGCGCCGCTGGATGCCATTGATCGCCTGATTGAGCATCTGGCACGCGGGAAGCATGTGGTGCTTGAATTCGGGCAGTACCGCAGCGCGCTGGCGTATATGCTGACAGCGAACATCATCACGCGCCGCATCTATCGGCGCTGGGTCGAACAGACCGAAACCTTCCTGCGCACCAAGAACACCGCCGACAAACCGCGCCAGTTGGTGATCACGATTGAAGAGGCACACAAATTTCTCAATCCGGTTGCCGCGCGCCAGACGATTTTCGGCACGATTGCGCGTGAGTTGCGCAAATACAGCGTGACACTGCTCATTGTCGATCAGCGCCCCTCTTCAATCGACCCAGAGGTGATGAGTCAGATCGGCAGTCGGATCACAGCACTGCTCAACGATGACCGCGACATCGACGCCGTTTTTACCGGCGTGAGCGGTGCCGCCGGTTTGCGCGCCGTGCTTGCCAGCCTCGACACGCGCCAGCAAGCGATGGTGCTGGGACACGCCGTGCCGATGCCTGCCGTCATTCGAACGCGCCCCTATGATGCTGCATTCTACAAGGCAATGGGGTTTGTCGAAACGTCCATCGCCGAGCGGCGAAACCGCGCGTATGCGGAGATGGATGAGTTGTTTCCGTGA
- the holA gene encoding DNA polymerase III subunit delta, translating to MLFLVYGPDEYGRSEALAALKARVPAEVADLNITTLDGRRTTLSDIVAACEAMPFLADRRLVIVDDLLKHQKAGKDRDDVRAYLEHVPDACDLVFVESDEFDKRSSLFTFLKKHAEVRECVPREGADLLRWLSDRAKGLGVTLERDAAQRLTLLAGNDSRLLVTELTKLATFVGRRGRITVREVDLLVADRQEQNLFSFIDELSARRRSAALTALRRLLDDGQAAQYILFMMARQVRILMGVRDLAAQRLRPDDIANRLGQKPFVVRKALEQAHGFSDADLQRLHRRLLELDHASKTGRAAIEAGLELIVADMCS from the coding sequence GTGCTGTTCCTTGTGTATGGTCCAGACGAATATGGGCGGAGCGAGGCGCTCGCGGCGCTCAAGGCGCGCGTTCCGGCTGAGGTCGCCGACCTGAATATCACCACGCTCGATGGACGGCGGACGACGCTCAGCGACATTGTGGCGGCATGCGAGGCGATGCCCTTCCTCGCCGACCGGCGGTTGGTCATTGTTGACGACCTGCTGAAGCACCAGAAAGCCGGCAAGGATCGTGACGACGTGCGCGCATACCTGGAGCACGTGCCGGACGCCTGCGATCTTGTTTTTGTCGAAAGCGACGAGTTCGATAAACGTAGCAGTCTCTTCACGTTTCTGAAGAAGCATGCTGAGGTGCGCGAATGCGTGCCACGCGAAGGCGCCGATCTGCTGCGCTGGCTGAGTGACCGCGCAAAAGGTCTTGGCGTCACCCTCGAACGGGATGCTGCTCAGCGGTTGACTCTGCTGGCGGGAAATGACAGCCGCTTGCTGGTGACTGAACTGACCAAACTGGCAACGTTCGTCGGGCGTCGCGGGCGTATTACTGTCCGCGAGGTCGATCTGCTGGTTGCCGATAGGCAGGAGCAGAATCTGTTCTCCTTCATCGACGAGCTCAGTGCGCGCCGTCGGAGTGCGGCGCTGACAGCGCTGCGCCGTCTGCTCGACGACGGTCAGGCGGCACAGTATATTCTGTTCATGATGGCGCGTCAGGTGCGCATTCTGATGGGAGTCAGGGATCTGGCGGCACAGCGTCTGCGCCCCGACGATATTGCGAACCGGTTGGGGCAGAAGCCGTTCGTTGTGCGCAAAGCACTTGAGCAGGCGCACGGTTTCAGTGATGCCGATCTACAGCGTTTGCACCGGCGCCTGCTCGAACTCGATCATGCCTCAAAGACCGGTCGCGCAGCAATTGAAGCCGGACTGGAACTGATCGTCGCCGATATGTGTTCCTGA
- the rpsT gene encoding 30S ribosomal protein S20, which yields MANTKSAEKRIRSNARRALRNKMYRSRVKTAIRKAERAIFAGAPEPELVREAMSLLDRAAVKGIIHKNNAARRKSRLAKKLAKATATPTS from the coding sequence TTGGCAAACACAAAGTCTGCTGAAAAGCGCATTCGCTCGAACGCGCGCCGCGCGCTGCGCAACAAGATGTACCGATCACGGGTCAAGACCGCAATCCGAAAAGCGGAGCGCGCTATCTTTGCCGGCGCCCCCGAACCGGAACTGGTCCGTGAGGCGATGAGCCTGCTGGATCGCGCCGCAGTCAAGGGGATCATCCACAAAAACAACGCCGCCCGGCGTAAGTCGCGTCTGGCAAAGAAACTCGCCAAAGCCACAGCGACTCCAACATCTTGA
- a CDS encoding lipid II flippase MurJ produces MKRALLNTLIVATGYLASRLLGLARDVLISHQFGTSAELAAFRASFGILDLIYLVVAGGALGSAFIPVFSEALEQRRDAWRLASAVLNLTLLALTAACAVVWVFAAPLVALSVGRGLNEAERALTVDVLRLMLIQPFLLGVGGLAKATLESFNRFTLPAIGSNLYNLGIIGGALFGPWLGIYGLVWGVNIGAALFVLVQLPGLRSVGATYRIRDDRDEQRRKAGLVVSANTAAAYQSGRESDGARASPVSFLTPFYAEGVGRMLRLLGPRILGQSAWQVNMIAIVSLASTLGSAALAANAYALQLMLLPHGLIALSMATVLFPEMARQYAAGDRVTFRATALGGVRAVLFLALPASAILGVLALPVLRALFQRGAFDTASATLTTEALAAYALGLAGFAAAEVIVRAFFAMQDTRTPVIVGIAAVALNMSLGWSFLRVGLGLGGLGLAFSLSNLFEATLLLALLGRRLGGLERDFFRAIGAMILATMACAFALALLLRSSYAIAPFVAPGDTYRWPDDFLPLVVWLAGATAAGVLAYAGVTALFRVSELSAAVARGRRILTRAWFRFAPGDGG; encoded by the coding sequence ATGAAACGCGCTCTGCTGAACACTCTTATCGTTGCAACCGGATACCTGGCGAGTCGGCTGCTTGGGCTGGCGCGCGATGTGCTGATCTCACACCAGTTCGGCACCAGCGCCGAACTTGCCGCTTTCCGCGCATCGTTCGGCATTCTCGACCTGATCTACCTCGTGGTTGCGGGAGGGGCGTTGGGTTCGGCGTTTATCCCGGTGTTTTCGGAGGCGCTCGAACAACGGCGCGATGCCTGGCGGCTGGCATCTGCCGTGCTGAACCTGACCCTGTTGGCGCTGACGGCAGCATGTGCGGTCGTCTGGGTGTTTGCCGCGCCGCTTGTGGCGCTGAGCGTTGGGCGCGGGTTGAATGAGGCGGAACGCGCACTTACGGTCGATGTGCTGCGCCTGATGCTGATTCAACCATTTCTGCTTGGCGTCGGCGGACTCGCCAAGGCGACGCTCGAATCGTTCAACCGGTTTACGCTGCCCGCCATCGGTTCAAATCTGTACAACCTTGGAATCATTGGCGGCGCGCTGTTCGGACCCTGGCTCGGCATCTATGGGCTGGTCTGGGGCGTCAATATCGGCGCGGCGCTGTTTGTTCTGGTCCAGTTGCCAGGGTTGCGCTCCGTCGGGGCGACGTATCGCATCAGAGACGATCGTGATGAACAGCGCAGGAAAGCAGGTCTGGTCGTCTCTGCGAACACTGCCGCCGCATATCAGAGCGGGCGCGAGTCTGACGGCGCTCGCGCGTCGCCCGTCTCATTTCTGACCCCATTCTACGCCGAAGGCGTTGGACGGATGCTCCGTCTGCTCGGTCCTCGCATCTTGGGGCAATCTGCATGGCAGGTCAACATGATCGCTATTGTCAGTCTGGCATCGACGCTGGGGAGTGCGGCGCTGGCAGCAAATGCGTATGCGCTCCAGTTGATGCTGCTGCCGCACGGGTTAATCGCGCTGAGCATGGCAACGGTTCTTTTCCCCGAAATGGCGCGCCAGTATGCTGCCGGCGACCGCGTAACGTTTCGTGCAACGGCGCTTGGTGGTGTGCGCGCTGTGCTGTTCCTGGCGCTGCCGGCTTCGGCGATCCTTGGCGTGCTGGCGCTGCCGGTGCTCCGCGCGCTCTTTCAGCGCGGCGCATTCGATACTGCATCGGCGACGCTGACCACCGAGGCGCTGGCGGCGTATGCGCTGGGGCTTGCCGGATTTGCCGCCGCCGAAGTCATCGTGCGCGCCTTCTTCGCTATGCAGGATACCCGAACGCCGGTGATTGTTGGTATTGCGGCGGTGGCGCTCAACATGAGCCTGGGATGGTCGTTCCTGCGTGTGGGGCTGGGGTTGGGCGGGTTGGGTCTGGCGTTCAGCCTGTCAAACCTGTTTGAAGCCACTCTGCTCCTCGCGCTGCTTGGACGGCGGTTGGGCGGGCTGGAGCGCGACTTCTTCCGCGCAATCGGTGCGATGATCCTGGCGACCATGGCATGCGCCTTCGCGCTTGCATTACTACTCCGTTCCTCATATGCGATAGCACCCTTCGTCGCTCCTGGTGATACCTACCGCTGGCCCGACGACTTTTTGCCGCTCGTTGTATGGCTGGCCGGGGCAACCGCAGCCGGCGTCCTGGCGTATGCCGGGGTCACTGCTCTGTTCAGGGTATCGGAACTCAGCGCTGCCGTAGCGCGCGGGCGACGCATACTGACGCGGGCTTGGTTCAGGTTTGCTCCTGGGGATGGGGGGTGA
- the asd gene encoding aspartate-semialdehyde dehydrogenase, with translation MTRKRIPVAILGATGAVGQRMVQLLENHPWFEIVVLTGSDRTIGRPYGELVRWILDTPIPERVANMVVQPTEEVADVAIALSALPTDVARAMEPRWAERTAVCSNASAYRAVADVPLIIPEVNPDQLALLERQRAQRGWKGCLVTNPNCATISAVMPLKPLHDAFGLQTAHISTLQAVSGAGYPGVASLDIIDNIIPNIADGGEEAKIEAEPRKLLGNVADGQVVEAQIAISAQVTRVPIIDGHTALIAASFAQKPSPEEALAVLEAFMPPEIVRHLPSSPERALIVHCNGDRPQPRRDRDAGRGMSASVGRVRACPVLDLRMVALSHNTIRGAAGGAILNAELLVASGIVS, from the coding sequence ATGACACGCAAACGAATCCCAGTCGCTATCCTCGGCGCAACCGGCGCCGTTGGTCAGCGGATGGTGCAGTTGCTGGAGAATCATCCGTGGTTCGAGATTGTTGTCCTTACCGGATCGGACCGCACGATTGGGCGTCCTTACGGCGAGCTGGTGCGCTGGATTCTCGATACGCCTATCCCGGAGCGGGTGGCGAACATGGTCGTGCAACCAACCGAAGAGGTGGCTGATGTAGCAATTGCGCTTTCGGCGTTGCCGACGGATGTGGCGCGCGCGATGGAGCCGCGCTGGGCGGAGCGCACCGCAGTCTGCTCAAATGCGTCCGCCTACCGCGCGGTTGCCGATGTGCCGCTGATCATCCCGGAGGTCAACCCTGATCAACTGGCGCTGCTGGAGCGTCAGCGCGCACAACGCGGCTGGAAGGGGTGCCTGGTGACCAACCCGAACTGCGCGACGATCAGTGCGGTGATGCCCCTCAAACCGCTCCACGATGCGTTTGGTTTGCAGACGGCGCATATCAGCACGCTTCAGGCAGTCTCCGGCGCCGGATATCCAGGGGTGGCATCGCTCGACATTATCGACAACATCATTCCGAACATTGCCGATGGCGGCGAAGAAGCCAAGATCGAGGCAGAGCCACGTAAATTGCTGGGAAACGTTGCGGATGGTCAGGTGGTCGAGGCGCAGATTGCCATCAGCGCGCAGGTGACGCGTGTGCCGATCATCGATGGTCATACGGCGCTGATTGCTGCGTCGTTTGCGCAGAAACCATCACCGGAAGAGGCGCTTGCCGTCCTCGAGGCGTTCATGCCACCTGAGATTGTGCGCCATCTACCCTCGTCACCGGAACGCGCCCTGATCGTTCACTGCAATGGCGATCGCCCGCAACCGCGACGCGACCGCGACGCCGGGCGCGGGATGAGCGCCAGTGTCGGGCGGGTGCGTGCCTGCCCGGTGCTGGACCTACGCATGGTCGCGTTGTCGCACAACACCATCCGCGGCGCGGCTGGCGGCGCCATTCTCAATGCCGAATTGCTCGTGGCGAGCGGGATTGTATCGTGA
- a CDS encoding aspartate kinase, whose translation MPLLVMKFGGTSVGDAAAIRSVAAITEAQRATWGQVALVVSAMSGVTDMLIRGATTAASGDQQTFRAMDRLLREKHAAALAELVSDERERADVSDQVFRLIDEFSMLCHSVAVLGELSPRAVDAISSLGERMSVRVVAAALRARGIPAEALDATGFVVTTAHFGDARPLQDVTRERTRAQVLPLLERGIVPVITGFIGATEQGVTTTLGRGGSDYSGAIIGAALDADEVDIYTDVDGVMTTDPRLSPDARVIPVLSYAEMGELAYFGAKVLHPRTIRPVVERGIPLRVRNTFNPSHPGTLVVQDVASNGQTVKAVTAIRNLSLITVEGRGMIGVPGVAARTFGAVASVGANVLMISQASSEQSICFVVPSNTVPQVTYALEHNLAMELARRDIDRIWARDDVAIITAVGAGMRETPGVAARVFGALAESQINVIAIAQGSSECSISTVVAASDCDAAVRAVHRLTQG comes from the coding sequence ATGCCCTTGCTGGTGATGAAATTTGGCGGAACATCGGTCGGCGACGCCGCTGCCATTCGGTCAGTCGCGGCGATTACCGAGGCGCAACGCGCAACGTGGGGACAGGTTGCACTGGTGGTTTCGGCGATGAGCGGCGTGACCGATATGCTGATCCGCGGCGCCACCACGGCGGCATCCGGCGATCAGCAGACGTTTCGCGCTATGGATCGCCTGCTGCGCGAAAAGCATGCCGCTGCGCTGGCGGAACTCGTCTCCGACGAGCGCGAACGCGCGGACGTGAGCGATCAGGTCTTTCGGCTGATCGACGAGTTCAGTATGCTGTGCCACAGTGTCGCGGTGTTGGGTGAGTTGTCACCACGTGCCGTCGATGCCATTTCAAGCCTTGGCGAGCGCATGAGCGTGCGGGTTGTCGCTGCCGCGTTACGCGCGCGCGGCATCCCTGCCGAAGCGCTCGATGCCACCGGCTTCGTGGTGACGACCGCACATTTCGGCGATGCACGTCCGTTGCAAGACGTCACGCGCGAACGCACTCGCGCACAGGTGCTCCCACTGCTCGAACGCGGCATCGTGCCGGTGATTACCGGTTTTATCGGCGCTACTGAGCAGGGTGTCACAACCACCCTGGGGCGCGGCGGCAGCGATTACAGCGGTGCGATCATTGGCGCTGCGCTCGATGCCGATGAAGTCGATATCTACACCGACGTCGACGGCGTGATGACCACCGACCCGCGGCTGTCGCCTGATGCCCGCGTGATCCCGGTGCTCTCCTACGCCGAAATGGGTGAACTGGCATATTTTGGCGCCAAAGTGCTACACCCGCGCACAATCCGCCCGGTGGTCGAGCGTGGCATTCCGCTGCGGGTGCGCAACACCTTCAATCCGTCTCATCCCGGCACCCTGGTCGTTCAAGACGTTGCATCGAACGGGCAGACCGTCAAAGCCGTGACGGCTATCCGCAACCTGAGCCTGATCACCGTCGAAGGGCGCGGCATGATCGGCGTGCCCGGCGTTGCAGCGCGCACTTTTGGCGCTGTCGCCAGTGTTGGCGCGAATGTGTTGATGATCTCTCAGGCGTCGTCGGAGCAGAGCATCTGCTTCGTTGTGCCATCCAACACCGTGCCACAGGTGACCTACGCGCTCGAACACAATCTGGCGATGGAACTGGCGCGGCGCGACATCGACCGCATCTGGGCGCGCGATGACGTGGCGATCATCACGGCAGTCGGCGCGGGCATGCGCGAGACTCCTGGCGTTGCGGCGCGGGTCTTCGGCGCGCTCGCCGAGAGTCAGATTAACGTGATTGCGATTGCTCAGGGGTCATCGGAGTGTTCGATCAGTACGGTCGTTGCGGCGTCGGATTGTGATGCCGCCGTGCGCGCCGTTCATCGCCTGACGCAAGGATGA
- a CDS encoding class I SAM-dependent methyltransferase: MGRDMWSEWLLHRRFGGDAQRMQSVLDFLRPVRDKVLDNARLAEGDTVLDVGCGDGLIAFGALERSASGTIIFSDISQDLLNHARSLAREMGLLDRCQFLLAPAEDLSVLEDASVDVVTTRSVLIYVSAKQQAFREFYRVLKPGGRLSIFEPINRFGMDISEQPHCFAGYDVTPVIDIAQKVKALYHKLQPRDSDPMLNFDERDLIAYAEQAGFREIRLELQIEVTSPGNAAMSVKDGDWEAYVRTAWNPKIPTLEEAMRQVLTPEESETFTAHLRPLVEAHQRVHRSAVAYLWAVR; the protein is encoded by the coding sequence ATGGGTCGCGATATGTGGAGTGAGTGGCTGTTGCACCGGCGTTTCGGCGGCGACGCGCAGCGTATGCAGTCAGTTCTCGACTTTCTGCGCCCGGTGCGGGATAAGGTGTTGGACAATGCACGCCTCGCCGAAGGCGATACGGTACTCGACGTTGGCTGCGGCGACGGGTTGATCGCCTTTGGCGCACTGGAACGGAGTGCCAGCGGCACAATTATCTTCAGCGACATTTCCCAGGATCTGCTCAATCACGCACGGTCCCTGGCGCGCGAAATGGGGCTGCTGGATCGCTGCCAGTTCCTGCTCGCTCCGGCAGAGGATCTCTCAGTGCTGGAAGATGCTTCAGTGGATGTGGTCACCACGCGGTCCGTTCTGATCTACGTTTCGGCGAAACAACAGGCGTTCAGAGAGTTCTATCGAGTGCTCAAGCCTGGCGGGCGCCTGTCGATCTTCGAACCGATCAACAGGTTTGGTATGGATATCTCTGAGCAACCGCACTGCTTCGCCGGATACGATGTGACACCAGTGATAGACATCGCGCAGAAGGTCAAGGCGCTCTATCATAAGTTGCAACCACGGGATAGCGATCCAATGCTGAACTTCGATGAGCGCGATCTGATCGCATATGCCGAACAGGCGGGGTTCAGGGAGATCCGCCTCGAGTTACAGATAGAGGTGACGTCTCCCGGAAATGCGGCAATGTCTGTCAAAGATGGCGACTGGGAGGCATACGTGCGCACTGCCTGGAACCCGAAAATCCCAACGCTCGAAGAAGCGATGCGCCAGGTGCTGACGCCTGAAGAGTCCGAAACCTTCACCGCGCACCTGCGCCCATTAGTGGAAGCGCACCAGAGAGTACACCGATCGGCAGTGGCGTACCTGTGGGCGGTCAGGTGA
- the thrC gene encoding threonine synthase, with amino-acid sequence MLFDRYGAFLPLTEQTPRLSLGEGDTPLIHAPRLARAIGVRELFLKYEGANPTGSFKDRGMVVAVAKALEAGATSVICASTGNTSASAAAYAAHAGIESIVVVPAGKIALGKLAQALMYGARLLVIEGNFDQALHIVRDLAQTYPVTIVNSVNPYRLEGQATAAYEICDALGGPPDALCLPVGNAGNITAYWMGFRRYHEAGRIDRLPRMLGFQAEGAAPIVRGHPVEHPETIATAIRIGNPASWCYALDARDQSGGLIDWVSDDQILQSWRDLARLEGVFVEPASAAGIAGLRRVIAEGRAEPNARYVAVLTGHGLKDPGLAVEQFDVPEPTPADMDAILRWLGW; translated from the coding sequence ATGCTGTTCGACCGCTATGGCGCATTTCTGCCGCTCACGGAGCAAACGCCGCGCCTCAGCCTTGGCGAAGGCGATACGCCATTGATCCACGCGCCGCGCCTGGCGCGCGCCATTGGGGTACGCGAGTTGTTTCTGAAATATGAGGGCGCCAACCCGACCGGCTCGTTCAAGGATCGCGGCATGGTCGTAGCCGTCGCCAAAGCCCTCGAAGCGGGCGCAACCTCGGTGATCTGCGCTTCGACCGGCAACACCTCCGCCAGTGCGGCGGCGTATGCGGCGCATGCCGGGATTGAGTCGATCGTCGTGGTGCCTGCCGGAAAAATTGCGCTTGGCAAACTGGCGCAGGCGCTGATGTACGGCGCGCGGCTGCTGGTGATCGAGGGCAACTTCGACCAGGCGTTGCACATAGTGCGCGACCTGGCGCAGACGTATCCGGTCACCATTGTCAACTCGGTGAACCCCTACCGCCTTGAAGGGCAGGCAACCGCCGCCTACGAAATCTGCGATGCACTCGGCGGTCCGCCAGACGCGCTCTGCCTGCCGGTCGGCAACGCCGGGAACATCACTGCGTACTGGATGGGGTTCCGTCGCTATCACGAGGCGGGGCGCATCGACCGATTGCCGAGAATGCTCGGTTTCCAGGCGGAAGGCGCTGCACCGATTGTGCGCGGGCATCCGGTCGAACACCCGGAAACCATCGCAACCGCGATCCGCATCGGCAACCCGGCCAGTTGGTGCTACGCACTCGATGCGCGCGATCAGTCGGGCGGGTTGATCGACTGGGTGAGCGATGATCAGATTCTCCAAAGCTGGCGTGATCTGGCGCGCCTGGAAGGGGTGTTCGTCGAACCGGCATCGGCAGCCGGCATCGCCGGGTTGCGCAGAGTCATCGCCGAAGGACGCGCCGAACCGAATGCGCGCTATGTGGCGGTGCTCACCGGTCATGGACTGAAAGACCCGGGGCTGGCGGTTGAACAATTCGATGTTCCTGAGCCGACGCCGGCGGACATGGACGCCATTCTTCGATGGTTGGGCTGGTAG